A DNA window from Mycobacterium sp. IDR2000157661 contains the following coding sequences:
- a CDS encoding acyl-CoA dehydrogenase family protein: MTDEDVDLGLLRAAARDFLTAHVAQDSIKELAAMDWTGLLVEENLGGAGWRPVETTVIAEELGRAHNTSTWFGGVLSAAALSSAPSELRDRWLPAVLDGTATAGCALAGDTVRVTRGDAIDILITLGRRGIHLIEVSDSLPRSRDEELLDIDRAAWRVEVAEAEAALIGGPERADQLLAMARVLLSADSLGAVSATFERLVGYLKERIAFGVPIASFQAVQHRLVDLLVFEAKARAIVMKAARALADPDTPDDAITLSAHAHAYLTANATAAVDECMQLSGGIGFTWEYPLHHELRRVFTNGFLLGTVRSSRGLVAERSGW, translated from the coding sequence ATGACCGACGAGGACGTCGATCTCGGTCTATTGCGGGCGGCCGCACGCGATTTCCTGACCGCGCACGTCGCGCAGGACTCCATCAAGGAACTCGCGGCGATGGACTGGACGGGATTGCTCGTCGAGGAGAACCTCGGTGGCGCCGGATGGCGTCCGGTGGAGACGACGGTCATCGCGGAGGAACTCGGCCGCGCGCACAATACGTCGACCTGGTTCGGTGGTGTGCTGTCGGCCGCGGCGTTGAGTTCGGCACCGAGCGAACTGCGCGATCGTTGGCTGCCCGCGGTGCTCGACGGGACCGCGACGGCGGGTTGCGCGCTGGCCGGCGACACCGTGCGCGTGACGCGTGGTGACGCGATCGACATCCTGATTACGCTGGGGCGTAGGGGGATTCACTTGATCGAGGTGTCGGATTCGCTGCCCAGGAGCCGTGATGAGGAGCTGTTGGACATCGACCGGGCAGCGTGGCGCGTCGAGGTCGCCGAAGCCGAGGCTGCGCTGATCGGCGGGCCCGAACGCGCCGATCAACTGCTCGCGATGGCCAGGGTGCTGCTCAGCGCTGACTCGCTGGGTGCCGTGTCGGCCACCTTCGAACGGTTGGTCGGCTATCTCAAGGAGCGCATCGCGTTCGGGGTGCCGATCGCGAGTTTCCAAGCGGTGCAGCACCGGCTGGTCGATTTGTTGGTCTTCGAGGCGAAGGCGCGCGCGATCGTCATGAAGGCCGCCCGAGCGCTCGCAGACCCCGATACGCCAGACGACGCCATCACACTGTCCGCACACGCCCATGCCTATCTGACAGCCAATGCGACGGCCGCCGTGGACGAGTGCATGCAACTGTCGGGGGGCATCGGATTCACCTGGGAGTACCCGTTGCACCACGAGCTTCGCCGGGTATTCACCAACGGCTTCCTGCTCGGAACCGTTCGCTCCAGCCGTGGCCTGGTCGCGGAGAGGTCCGGATGGTGA
- a CDS encoding amidohydrolase family protein, which produces MTTNLDYGIFDCDTHCYETRDAFTRYLPKQFHDRAIAPVRAADGKEVILAGHRIATFNSEAGLGFDLAYRPGSLKEMLKQMGSGNPDESYEPQPMQPEWLEREPRLAVMARQNVDRAVIFPAGMALAAEHYVDDTEALYANLRSFNRWFDDTWGFNYQDKIYATALLSLRDLESSIAETEAIIEQGARLVLLPTGPAHGRSPGDPYFDPIYARLQEAGCTLVFHIQPFWYFDAISPAWGHNPDPAAWHMSAWQWMNIYGQRPIEDTLSALIFDNLFGRFPGLNVLVAEHGAEWVPQFVIHMDKSRGMGRNGPWIGGKLTERPSEIFRRHVGVVPYPEDDIPTIVERLGYDECLLMGSDYPHAEGLAEPADFVKLLDPLEDAAKKRIMRDNADQLLHRS; this is translated from the coding sequence GTGACGACGAACCTCGACTACGGGATCTTCGACTGCGACACCCACTGCTATGAGACGCGCGACGCGTTTACCCGGTATCTGCCCAAGCAGTTTCACGATCGCGCCATCGCACCGGTGCGCGCGGCCGACGGTAAGGAGGTCATCCTCGCCGGCCACCGTATCGCCACGTTTAACAGCGAGGCGGGTCTTGGCTTCGATCTCGCTTACCGGCCGGGCTCGCTCAAAGAGATGCTCAAGCAGATGGGCTCGGGCAATCCCGACGAGTCCTACGAACCGCAGCCGATGCAGCCCGAGTGGCTGGAGCGGGAACCGCGGTTGGCGGTGATGGCGCGGCAGAACGTCGACCGGGCGGTCATCTTCCCGGCCGGGATGGCGCTGGCCGCCGAGCACTACGTCGACGACACCGAAGCCCTGTACGCCAATCTGCGCTCGTTCAACCGCTGGTTCGACGACACTTGGGGCTTCAACTACCAGGACAAGATCTACGCCACCGCGCTGTTGTCGCTGCGCGACCTGGAATCGTCGATCGCCGAAACTGAGGCCATCATCGAACAGGGCGCCCGCCTGGTGCTGTTGCCGACGGGCCCCGCCCACGGTCGGTCGCCGGGCGACCCCTACTTCGACCCGATCTACGCGCGACTGCAGGAGGCCGGCTGCACGCTCGTCTTCCACATCCAGCCGTTCTGGTACTTCGACGCCATCTCGCCGGCCTGGGGCCACAACCCCGATCCGGCCGCCTGGCACATGTCGGCATGGCAGTGGATGAACATCTACGGCCAGCGCCCGATCGAGGACACGCTCTCCGCGCTGATCTTCGACAACCTCTTCGGCCGTTTCCCGGGATTGAACGTACTGGTGGCCGAACATGGCGCAGAGTGGGTTCCGCAGTTCGTCATTCACATGGACAAGAGCCGCGGAATGGGCCGCAACGGACCCTGGATCGGGGGCAAACTGACCGAGCGTCCGTCCGAGATCTTCCGCAGGCACGTCGGCGTGGTCCCCTACCCGGAAGACGACATCCCGACTATCGTCGAACGTCTCGGGTACGACGAGTGCCTGCTGATGGGTTCGGACTACCCCCACGCCGAAGGTCTGGCCGAGCCGGCCGACTTCGTCAAGCTCCTCGACCCGCTCGAAGATGCGGCCAAGAAGCGGATCATGCGCGACAACGCCGACCAGCTACTGCACCGGAGCTAG
- a CDS encoding acyl-CoA dehydrogenase family protein, translating into MTASEADELRHAVRDFLRSVSPSVRVRELMQTEGGHDRVVWEQMAKELGLHGIAIPEQFGGAGAGMSELAVVFEEMGAALLCAPFFSTVGLAAQAILCSGDSAAMADYLPGLADGSTTATVILNSRLEAWDPHTVALSARADNAGHRVRGDADLVIDGHTADLLLVAANTDAGISLFVVTADADGLTREPLATLDRTRKIARVRFDEVPARLIGTDGAAAAGLAATSDLALVALAAEQVGAAQRCLDMAVGYAKERIQFGRAIGSFQAVKHRCADMLVLVEGARSAAVHAADSASGEELSIAASVAKLACSEALLDVALSNMRIHGGIGFTWEHDAHLYVRRAKATQLMYGSPDHHAQRLAVLVGK; encoded by the coding sequence ATGACCGCAAGTGAGGCCGATGAACTCCGGCACGCCGTCCGCGACTTCCTCAGATCCGTCTCCCCCTCGGTCCGCGTCCGTGAACTGATGCAAACCGAGGGCGGCCACGATCGTGTGGTGTGGGAGCAGATGGCCAAGGAATTGGGACTGCACGGCATCGCCATTCCCGAGCAGTTCGGCGGGGCCGGTGCGGGCATGTCCGAACTGGCCGTCGTCTTCGAGGAGATGGGTGCCGCGCTGTTGTGCGCTCCGTTCTTCTCCACCGTCGGATTGGCTGCGCAGGCCATTCTCTGCAGCGGGGATTCGGCCGCCATGGCGGACTACCTGCCCGGGCTCGCGGACGGGTCGACGACCGCGACGGTGATCCTGAACAGTCGCCTCGAGGCATGGGACCCGCACACGGTCGCACTGAGCGCGCGGGCAGACAATGCCGGCCATCGTGTTCGCGGCGATGCCGACCTGGTCATCGACGGTCACACCGCCGACCTGCTGCTGGTCGCCGCCAACACCGACGCCGGCATCTCGCTGTTCGTCGTCACCGCCGACGCCGACGGCCTGACCCGCGAGCCGCTCGCGACACTCGATCGCACGCGCAAGATCGCCAGGGTCCGGTTCGACGAGGTTCCCGCCCGGCTGATCGGCACCGACGGCGCAGCGGCGGCAGGCCTCGCCGCGACCTCGGACCTCGCGCTCGTGGCGCTGGCAGCGGAGCAGGTCGGTGCGGCGCAGCGCTGCCTCGACATGGCCGTGGGCTACGCCAAGGAGCGCATCCAGTTCGGCCGCGCGATCGGCAGTTTCCAGGCGGTCAAGCACCGGTGCGCGGACATGCTCGTGCTCGTCGAAGGCGCCCGCTCGGCCGCCGTCCACGCCGCTGACTCCGCCAGCGGCGAAGAGTTGTCGATCGCCGCGTCAGTGGCGAAGCTGGCCTGTTCGGAGGCTCTGCTCGACGTGGCTCTGAGCAACATGCGGATCCACGGGGGGATCGGCTTCACCTGGGAGCATGACGCGCACCTCTACGTCCGCCGCGCCAAGGCCACCCAGCTCATGTACGGCAGCCCGGACCATCACGCCCAGCGCCTGGCAGTTCTTGTCGGCAAATGA
- a CDS encoding TIGR03619 family F420-dependent LLM class oxidoreductase, with protein MTISYSLELPTHRVEAVAEFVTAEAISDIARVAEASGFRAVHVTDHPAPDAKWLDHGGHHALDPFVALSFAAAATTDIRLLTNVYIAAYRNPFLSAKSIQSLDILSGGRFILGTAAGYLKPEFRALGVDFDNRGALLDEALDVLDKALTGADVAFEGTSFASRGVRLFPVPATRPPVWVGGNSKPAVRRAVSRAQGWAPFNTFGYAAASRTAEISTLDELEAAVAWAKKYAAEVGRTEPLDICFSAGNLLDDSKCTDERHATIEKLEAIGVTWLTVAAPGATRSEVTDYAHSFADEFIA; from the coding sequence ATGACCATCTCGTACTCCCTGGAACTGCCCACACACCGCGTCGAAGCGGTAGCGGAGTTCGTCACCGCCGAGGCGATCTCCGACATCGCCCGGGTCGCCGAAGCCAGCGGCTTCCGTGCAGTCCATGTCACCGATCACCCGGCGCCGGACGCAAAATGGCTCGATCACGGCGGCCATCACGCTCTGGACCCGTTCGTCGCGTTGTCGTTCGCCGCCGCCGCCACGACCGACATCAGGCTGCTGACCAACGTCTACATCGCGGCGTATCGCAATCCATTCCTCAGCGCGAAGTCGATCCAGAGCCTCGACATCCTCTCCGGCGGACGCTTCATCCTCGGCACGGCCGCCGGTTACCTGAAGCCCGAATTCAGGGCTCTGGGCGTCGACTTCGACAACCGCGGCGCCCTCCTCGACGAAGCGCTCGACGTCCTGGACAAGGCGCTCACTGGTGCGGATGTGGCGTTCGAGGGCACGTCGTTCGCCTCCCGAGGGGTGCGGTTGTTTCCCGTCCCGGCCACGCGACCGCCGGTCTGGGTGGGTGGCAACAGCAAGCCCGCGGTACGGCGAGCGGTGTCACGTGCCCAGGGCTGGGCACCGTTCAACACGTTCGGCTACGCGGCGGCCTCGCGAACGGCAGAGATCTCCACGCTCGACGAGTTGGAGGCCGCGGTCGCCTGGGCCAAGAAATACGCGGCCGAGGTGGGGCGGACCGAGCCGCTGGACATCTGCTTCTCGGCGGGCAACCTGCTCGACGACAGCAAGTGCACCGACGAGCGGCACGCCACGATCGAGAAGCTGGAAGCCATCGGGGTGACCTGGTTGACCGTCGCGGCCCCGGGTGCCACCAGGTCCGAGGTCACCGACTACGCGCACTCGTTCGCCGACGAGTTCATCGCATGA
- a CDS encoding nuclear transport factor 2 family protein: MDGWELEVRESVRQTLADYTAATDRFDLRVLAACFGPDGVLEFSGGAAPLTGPEGIEAGLGAAMAREPDSARQVPTHVRHHVSSLRFESVARDRVAVSSYFAVHTDVGLDHWGRYRDVLVPVNGRWLFAHRRIDVDGFAGDSLMR; this comes from the coding sequence ATGGACGGCTGGGAGCTCGAGGTCCGGGAGTCGGTCCGCCAGACGCTGGCCGACTACACCGCCGCCACCGACAGGTTCGATCTGCGTGTGCTGGCGGCGTGCTTCGGTCCGGACGGTGTCCTGGAGTTCTCCGGCGGGGCTGCACCGCTGACGGGTCCCGAGGGGATCGAGGCGGGTCTCGGTGCCGCCATGGCCCGCGAACCGGATTCTGCACGCCAAGTGCCGACACATGTGCGGCATCATGTTTCGAGCCTCAGGTTCGAGTCGGTGGCCCGCGACCGAGTCGCGGTCAGCAGCTACTTCGCCGTGCACACCGATGTGGGGCTCGACCACTGGGGCCGGTATCGCGACGTCTTGGTACCGGTGAACGGGCGATGGCTGTTCGCGCACCGGCGCATCGACGTCGACGGGTTCGCGGGCGACAGTCTCATGCGATGA
- a CDS encoding cysteine hydrolase codes for MPQPHLSDLLDPTSTALVTQECQGGVIGPQAGLPMLADEARREAIPNIGKLLAAARAADVTVVHCLIERRADGRGSNHNARLFAAGKSFSADLSPGSPGASVLPEFGPQPSDLVLTRTHGAGPMTGTDLDSVLRNLGITTIVGVGVSVNVAITNFVMDAVNRSYQFVLPRDAVSGFPREYADAVVDNTLSLLATVTTTEAVVDAWTRSVG; via the coding sequence ATGCCCCAGCCACACCTCTCTGACCTGCTCGACCCGACATCTACGGCACTCGTCACCCAGGAGTGTCAAGGCGGGGTGATCGGACCCCAGGCCGGCCTGCCCATGCTGGCCGACGAGGCGCGCAGGGAGGCAATCCCCAACATCGGCAAGCTGCTCGCGGCGGCCCGTGCCGCAGACGTCACCGTTGTGCACTGCCTGATCGAGCGGCGCGCGGACGGTCGCGGCTCGAACCACAACGCCCGACTGTTCGCGGCCGGCAAGTCGTTCTCCGCGGATCTGTCCCCCGGCAGCCCCGGCGCCTCGGTGTTACCGGAGTTCGGGCCGCAGCCATCCGATCTCGTGCTCACCCGCACCCACGGCGCCGGTCCGATGACGGGTACGGACCTCGACTCGGTGCTGCGCAACCTCGGAATCACGACCATCGTCGGCGTCGGTGTCTCGGTCAACGTCGCAATCACGAACTTCGTCATGGACGCGGTCAACCGCAGCTATCAATTCGTCCTGCCTCGCGACGCGGTCAGCGGCTTCCCTCGCGAGTATGCCGACGCCGTCGTCGACAACACGTTGTCCCTGCTCGCGACGGTGACGACAACCGAAGCGGTCGTCGACGCCTGGACCCGATCGGTCGGCTGA
- a CDS encoding amidohydrolase family protein has translation MSPRSLPYPVFDIDNHMYETTDALTKHLPKQHRGKVGYVEVNGRPKLVVKDHISHMIPNPTFERVARPGSAEDYFLGNNPEGLNFREFIGEAMEVIPAYQSPAPRLELMDELGIDQCVMYPTLASLIEERTTDDVVLTHAIIHSLNEWMHEHWTFNYQDRIFATPVICLPLVDEAIKEFHWCLERGMKTFLVRPAPVPSRFGGSRSMGLPEFDPFWEEVVKSGLPVTFHASDSGYQKHLMEWEGGDEYLSFKPSALREVVMGFRAMEDTLAALICHGALSRFPDLKVLVVENGSGWVRNLLRQLDKAYRVMPKEFDEHPVEVFKRNVYIHPFLEDDVKGIVDIMGEDHVMFGSDFPHPEGIGDPLSFVDRLEGLSDTAKAKIMGGNAIEQLGLQRVPA, from the coding sequence ATGTCACCCCGGTCCCTGCCGTACCCGGTCTTCGACATCGACAACCACATGTACGAGACCACCGACGCGCTCACCAAGCATCTGCCCAAGCAGCACCGGGGAAAGGTCGGCTACGTCGAGGTCAACGGACGGCCGAAACTCGTCGTCAAGGACCACATCAGCCACATGATCCCGAACCCGACGTTCGAGCGGGTGGCCCGGCCGGGCAGTGCGGAGGACTACTTCCTCGGCAACAATCCAGAGGGTCTGAATTTCCGCGAATTCATCGGTGAGGCAATGGAAGTCATTCCAGCCTATCAATCACCGGCGCCTCGACTGGAGCTCATGGACGAGCTGGGCATCGACCAGTGCGTCATGTATCCCACCCTCGCCAGCCTCATCGAAGAGCGCACGACCGACGACGTCGTCCTCACCCACGCCATCATCCACTCGCTGAACGAGTGGATGCACGAACACTGGACCTTCAATTACCAGGACCGCATCTTCGCCACCCCGGTTATCTGCCTGCCCCTGGTCGACGAGGCGATCAAGGAGTTCCACTGGTGCCTCGAACGGGGCATGAAGACGTTCCTGGTCCGTCCCGCGCCGGTGCCAAGCCGGTTCGGCGGATCGCGGTCCATGGGGCTGCCGGAATTCGACCCGTTCTGGGAGGAAGTGGTCAAGTCAGGCTTACCGGTGACCTTCCATGCCTCCGACAGCGGCTACCAGAAGCACCTCATGGAGTGGGAGGGCGGCGACGAGTACCTGTCCTTCAAGCCCAGCGCGCTGCGCGAGGTGGTGATGGGGTTCAGGGCCATGGAGGACACCCTGGCGGCGCTGATCTGCCACGGCGCACTGTCCCGCTTCCCGGACCTCAAGGTCCTCGTCGTGGAGAACGGTAGTGGTTGGGTGCGCAACCTGCTGCGCCAGCTCGACAAGGCGTACCGGGTGATGCCCAAGGAGTTCGACGAGCACCCCGTCGAGGTGTTCAAGCGCAACGTCTACATCCACCCGTTCCTCGAAGACGACGTCAAGGGCATCGTCGACATCATGGGTGAGGACCACGTGATGTTCGGTTCGGACTTCCCCCATCCGGAGGGCATCGGCGATCCGCTGAGCTTCGTCGACCGGTTGGAGGGCCTTTCTGATACGGCCAAGGCGAAGATCATGGGCGGCAACGCCATCGAGCAACTGGGACTTCAAAGGGTTCCGGCATGA
- a CDS encoding MaoC family dehydratase, which translates to MTQAPPAPTEYEGIAGFEAQVGEHLGYSDWRRVTQKEIDLFAEATGDHQWIHVDAEKAARGPYGRTIAHGYLTLSLVPLLVQQIYRVTGLSMQVNYGVDKLRFPAPVPVDSRIRAGAELVKVERTDKGARATVRVTVEVEGSDRPACVVDTIAAMVE; encoded by the coding sequence ATGACGCAGGCGCCTCCCGCCCCGACAGAGTACGAGGGGATCGCAGGATTCGAGGCGCAGGTCGGCGAGCATCTGGGTTACAGCGACTGGCGCCGGGTGACGCAGAAGGAGATCGACCTGTTCGCCGAGGCGACAGGTGACCACCAGTGGATCCATGTCGACGCCGAGAAGGCCGCGCGCGGCCCGTACGGCAGGACCATCGCCCACGGGTATCTCACGCTGTCGCTAGTTCCTCTTCTCGTACAACAGATTTACCGGGTCACCGGGTTGTCGATGCAGGTGAACTACGGTGTTGACAAGCTGCGGTTCCCGGCGCCCGTTCCGGTCGACTCGCGGATCCGCGCGGGCGCCGAGTTGGTGAAGGTGGAGCGCACGGACAAAGGCGCGCGCGCCACGGTGCGTGTCACCGTGGAGGTCGAGGGCTCCGACCGGCCGGCATGCGTCGTCGACACCATCGCGGCGATGGTCGAGTAG
- a CDS encoding CaiB/BaiF CoA transferase family protein has product MDHGAALAGLRVVEIGSDIAAPYCTKLLVDLGADVYKIEPPAGDPLRSWGPAGGLFEYLNAGKHGVTTEFDSPTDQLTELIARAHVLVESLPVGSAERFELGIDRETLQQTNPDLVVVHISDYGQEGPRRDFPSTPFTVQAASGWVNTREFGRAPVQAGARIPEYITGSYAALGALTALRVADAGVGRVVDVDVSAFESLLCTLPYPMLMAERLKSMGLPTNSKAAPMLGIVRAADGWIGINCLTGQHWLDVCAMVGLPEFGEHQLAIMLGGPERDEFFAKAQPWLQSMPVADLVELSQAMRIPAAPINDGASILDCPQYRDRGFFFEGGSESARFQRPGAPFRLSKTPVPAARPAPLLGENTPRWQDASERVAARIDDPTAPFAGLKVFDLSTFWAGAYLTCYLGAFGADVVKVESIQRPDGHRYSGSLLRSNDEWYEIGPLWQGTNLNKQDITLDLGTEAGRELALRLAAEADVVVENFSPRVVEQFGLNYESLVKVNPDVIMVRMPGFGLEGPWRDYVGWALNIEQLSGMSAVTGYADGPPCNLQGPADPIAGVHATVALLAALEHRRRTGEGQLIEVAQVEVGAAVTAEPVIEHSLTGRIREREGNRHRHYAQGVYPAKGEEEWVAVSVRDDTDWAAVTDVIGRPELRDDARFGTSEARLAQHDAVDELITEWTKGHAPEEAADALRRRGVPAERLLTGDRMYDVDQLEARGFYEDLDHQIAGRQRFPGWPFRISPGPSRHHRTTSPTLGQHNDEVLTALGLSTDEVTKLRDAEVIGERLLNA; this is encoded by the coding sequence ATGGATCATGGTGCAGCGCTGGCGGGGCTTCGAGTGGTCGAGATCGGTAGCGACATCGCGGCTCCGTACTGCACCAAGTTGCTCGTCGACCTCGGGGCCGACGTATACAAGATCGAGCCACCCGCCGGTGACCCGCTGCGAAGCTGGGGCCCGGCCGGCGGGTTGTTCGAGTATCTGAATGCCGGCAAGCATGGCGTGACGACGGAGTTCGATTCTCCCACCGACCAATTGACGGAGCTGATCGCTCGAGCTCACGTGCTGGTGGAGAGCCTGCCCGTTGGCTCCGCCGAGCGGTTCGAGCTGGGGATCGACCGCGAGACGCTTCAACAGACGAATCCCGACCTGGTCGTGGTGCACATCTCGGACTACGGCCAAGAGGGCCCGCGCCGCGACTTCCCGTCGACGCCGTTCACCGTTCAGGCGGCTTCGGGCTGGGTGAACACGCGCGAATTCGGCAGGGCTCCTGTGCAAGCCGGGGCCCGCATACCCGAGTACATCACCGGCAGCTATGCGGCGCTCGGAGCACTCACCGCCCTGCGTGTCGCCGATGCGGGCGTCGGGCGGGTCGTCGACGTCGATGTGTCGGCATTCGAGTCGCTGCTGTGCACGCTGCCGTACCCGATGCTGATGGCCGAACGCTTGAAAAGCATGGGTCTGCCCACGAATTCGAAGGCCGCACCGATGCTGGGAATCGTGCGGGCCGCTGACGGATGGATCGGCATCAACTGTCTGACCGGCCAGCACTGGCTGGACGTGTGCGCAATGGTGGGCTTGCCGGAGTTCGGCGAACACCAGCTCGCCATCATGTTGGGCGGTCCGGAGCGTGACGAGTTCTTCGCCAAGGCCCAGCCGTGGCTGCAGTCGATGCCCGTGGCCGATCTTGTTGAACTGAGTCAGGCCATGCGGATCCCGGCGGCGCCGATCAACGACGGCGCATCGATCCTGGACTGTCCGCAGTACCGTGATCGTGGGTTCTTCTTCGAGGGCGGATCAGAGTCGGCGCGCTTCCAGCGGCCCGGCGCGCCGTTCCGATTGTCGAAGACGCCGGTGCCTGCCGCGCGGCCGGCACCGCTGCTCGGCGAGAACACCCCCCGGTGGCAGGATGCGAGCGAACGCGTCGCGGCGCGAATCGACGATCCCACGGCGCCGTTCGCCGGCTTGAAGGTGTTCGACCTCAGCACGTTCTGGGCGGGCGCGTACCTGACGTGTTACCTCGGTGCGTTCGGTGCCGACGTGGTCAAGGTCGAGTCGATCCAGCGTCCCGACGGGCACCGGTACTCGGGTTCGTTGTTGCGCAGCAACGACGAGTGGTACGAGATCGGACCGCTGTGGCAGGGCACCAACCTCAACAAGCAGGACATCACGTTGGACCTCGGCACCGAAGCCGGTCGAGAGTTGGCGCTGCGCTTGGCGGCGGAAGCCGACGTGGTGGTCGAGAACTTCTCGCCGCGCGTCGTCGAACAGTTCGGTCTGAACTACGAGTCGCTGGTGAAGGTCAACCCTGACGTCATCATGGTCCGCATGCCCGGGTTCGGCCTTGAGGGCCCATGGCGGGACTACGTCGGCTGGGCGCTGAACATCGAGCAGTTGTCCGGGATGTCGGCGGTCACCGGCTACGCCGACGGCCCGCCCTGCAACCTGCAGGGGCCGGCCGACCCGATCGCCGGCGTCCATGCGACGGTGGCGCTGCTCGCCGCACTCGAACACCGGCGACGTACCGGCGAAGGACAGCTGATCGAAGTGGCGCAGGTCGAAGTCGGTGCCGCCGTCACCGCCGAGCCCGTCATCGAACACTCCTTGACCGGCCGGATACGTGAGCGCGAGGGCAATCGGCACCGCCACTACGCACAGGGCGTCTACCCGGCGAAAGGCGAGGAAGAGTGGGTGGCGGTCTCGGTGCGCGACGACACCGACTGGGCCGCTGTGACCGACGTCATCGGCCGTCCCGAACTGCGCGATGACGCTCGCTTCGGCACTTCGGAAGCCCGACTGGCACAACACGATGCCGTCGACGAGCTGATCACCGAATGGACCAAGGGACACGCGCCGGAGGAGGCGGCCGACGCCTTGCGGCGACGGGGTGTGCCCGCGGAACGGTTACTGACCGGCGACCGGATGTACGACGTCGACCAGTTGGAGGCGCGGGGTTTCTACGAGGACCTCGACCATCAAATCGCGGGGCGACAACGATTTCCCGGCTGGCCGTTCCGCATCTCACCGGGTCCGTCGCGACATCACCGCACCACTTCACCGACCCTGGGTCAGCACAACGACGAGGTGCTGACCGCGCTGGGGTTGTCCACGGACGAGGTGACTAAGCTGCGCGACGCCGAGGTCATCGGCGAGAGACTGCTCAACGCGTAA
- a CDS encoding aldehyde dehydrogenase family protein, which yields MAESSLVDTYGVFVDGNWIDPGGERYEVVNPSTSEVIGTAPDAGVAQVEQAIAAARTAFDAGSWSAARPEERSRCLQQLSDALLAHGDEIYVLAQAEWGCTANERLIHVDGPAFMMGHSAELALEPAEAPMDAWGAAGTTLLRYEPLGVVAVMTPWNFPHTLNVMKLGAALAAGNTVVLKPSPLTPLAGLALARIIHSETDIPPGVVNVVTPSGIEASRALTVDPRVDMVSFTGSSAVGREVMASAAATMKRVLLECGGKSACILLDDVELTDELLERLLFEGCTLHAGQACILNSRLVVSEDMHDEVVSRLCDLARAVTVGNPADDGVTMGPLISGQHLDRVEGFVRRAEADGAKVAFGGGRVERRSGGFFFEPTILTDASAESHIAQEEVFGPVLTVLRYRGDDEAVAIANNSAYGLGGAVWSADVQRAVEVARRIRTGQVAINGTIPGDAPFGGFKQSGIGREGGVLGLRAYMEPKAIGVPA from the coding sequence ATGGCCGAATCGAGCCTTGTCGACACCTACGGGGTCTTTGTCGACGGCAACTGGATTGATCCGGGCGGCGAGCGCTACGAGGTGGTGAACCCCTCGACGTCAGAGGTCATCGGGACGGCCCCGGATGCCGGCGTCGCGCAGGTCGAGCAGGCGATCGCCGCCGCCCGCACCGCGTTCGATGCGGGCTCGTGGTCCGCGGCGCGGCCCGAGGAGCGCTCGCGATGCCTGCAGCAGTTGAGCGACGCGCTGTTGGCCCACGGGGACGAGATCTATGTGCTGGCGCAGGCCGAGTGGGGCTGCACAGCAAACGAGCGCCTGATCCATGTCGATGGTCCGGCGTTCATGATGGGCCACTCCGCGGAGCTGGCACTGGAACCGGCCGAGGCACCGATGGATGCCTGGGGCGCGGCGGGCACCACGCTGCTGCGCTACGAGCCGCTCGGCGTGGTGGCGGTGATGACGCCGTGGAACTTCCCGCACACCCTCAACGTGATGAAGCTGGGCGCCGCCCTGGCCGCGGGCAACACCGTGGTGCTCAAGCCGTCGCCGCTGACGCCGTTGGCCGGCCTCGCACTTGCCCGGATCATTCACTCCGAGACCGATATCCCGCCGGGCGTCGTCAATGTCGTCACCCCGAGCGGCATCGAGGCGAGTAGAGCGCTGACTGTGGACCCGCGGGTGGACATGGTCAGCTTCACCGGCAGCTCGGCGGTCGGCCGGGAGGTGATGGCTTCGGCCGCGGCGACGATGAAGCGGGTCCTGCTCGAATGCGGCGGCAAGTCGGCGTGCATCCTGCTCGACGACGTCGAGTTGACCGATGAGCTGCTCGAGCGGCTGCTCTTCGAGGGATGCACCCTGCATGCGGGGCAGGCGTGCATCCTCAACAGCCGACTCGTGGTGTCCGAGGACATGCACGACGAGGTCGTCAGCCGGCTCTGCGATCTCGCTCGCGCTGTGACGGTCGGCAATCCCGCTGACGACGGGGTCACCATGGGTCCGTTGATCAGCGGCCAGCACCTGGACCGGGTCGAGGGCTTCGTCCGGCGCGCCGAAGCTGACGGCGCGAAGGTCGCTTTCGGCGGCGGTCGGGTCGAAAGACGTTCGGGCGGATTCTTTTTCGAGCCGACCATCCTGACCGACGCGAGCGCGGAGTCCCACATCGCTCAAGAGGAGGTGTTCGGTCCGGTGCTGACGGTCCTGCGTTATCGGGGCGACGACGAAGCCGTCGCCATCGCCAATAACTCCGCCTACGGCCTCGGCGGCGCGGTGTGGAGTGCTGACGTGCAGCGAGCGGTCGAGGTCGCGCGGCGCATCAGAACCGGTCAGGTAGCCATCAACGGCACCATTCCCGGTGACGCACCCTTCGGCGGCTTCAAGCAGAGCGGCATCGGGCGCGAGGGCGGGGTGCTGGGGTTGCGCGCGTACATGGAACCCAAGGCGATCGGAGTGCCTGCGTGA